A portion of the Luxibacter massiliensis genome contains these proteins:
- a CDS encoding ATP-binding protein — translation MEIRELYIKNFGKFTDKHFIIDKGIHIFYGENEYGKSTVYAFIKAMLFGMERGRGRAALNDEFSRYEPWENPNYYAGTMRFTSGGKWFRLERQFDKYAKKVSLVCEDDGEQLSVEDGDLKMLLGGMTAESFENTVAVGQMAAKPGMGLAGELKNYAANFYETGSSVVDLEGTLNTLAQRKKQAEREIKILTDEQKTKKEKVKQESQYVSEDMEKLHLELLYNQEKLNNLQRECHLKEDISYEKKLSADRGNNHTWKSLMAAGAGGIILAGIAGVGYTLISADMPIVGKAAFILTWLFLIVGAVLLGGGALQYFRIRSQTQRNVSAFGIYGKFVRGRSRRIERQSEEKQNRAANIPRETEQPADEGRDKSIQKIEWENQRIRGEWKEKQVRYLNLQEQLEEIGTPDGKIKSLQKSIQALEIAREKLIETSRNMTQNFGNILNKRMSEILSQITEGKYTKFLVDEKLSINLYSDGRSIPADRLSRGTIEQIYLGLRLAVADLLYEEKVPLILDDTFVFYDEKRLKSTLKWLSEQQRQVIIFTCQKREQEIIKQF, via the coding sequence ATGGAAATCAGAGAATTATATATAAAGAATTTTGGCAAATTTACGGATAAACATTTTATTATAGACAAAGGAATCCATATCTTTTATGGCGAAAATGAATATGGAAAATCTACAGTTTACGCATTTATAAAAGCTATGCTTTTTGGCATGGAGAGGGGAAGAGGCAGAGCCGCCCTCAACGATGAGTTCAGCCGGTATGAGCCTTGGGAGAACCCCAATTATTATGCGGGGACCATGCGCTTTACAAGTGGCGGCAAGTGGTTCAGGCTGGAGCGGCAGTTTGATAAGTATGCAAAAAAGGTATCTTTAGTCTGTGAGGATGACGGTGAGCAGCTGTCTGTGGAGGATGGAGATTTAAAAATGCTTTTGGGAGGGATGACGGCAGAGAGTTTTGAAAATACAGTTGCTGTTGGGCAAATGGCGGCTAAACCTGGGATGGGGCTTGCGGGGGAGCTGAAAAACTATGCCGCTAATTTTTATGAAACGGGAAGCAGCGTGGTGGACTTAGAAGGGACTCTAAATACACTGGCTCAGCGGAAGAAACAGGCTGAGCGGGAAATAAAAATATTGACGGACGAGCAGAAAACGAAAAAAGAAAAGGTGAAACAAGAAAGCCAGTATGTGTCCGAAGATATGGAAAAGTTACATCTTGAATTATTATATAACCAAGAGAAATTAAATAATTTACAAAGGGAATGCCATTTAAAAGAGGATATTTCTTATGAGAAAAAGCTGTCGGCAGACAGAGGCAACAATCATACATGGAAAAGCCTTATGGCCGCAGGGGCAGGAGGCATTATCTTAGCGGGAATAGCAGGAGTTGGATATACATTGATTTCGGCAGACATGCCCATAGTAGGTAAGGCTGCCTTTATTTTGACATGGTTATTCCTAATAGTGGGAGCGGTCTTGCTAGGGGGCGGTGCCTTACAGTATTTTCGGATTAGATCACAGACACAAAGGAATGTTTCTGCTTTCGGCATTTATGGAAAATTTGTAAGAGGCAGGAGCCGCCGAATTGAAAGGCAATCTGAAGAAAAACAGAATAGAGCGGCAAATATCCCCCGGGAGACAGAGCAGCCTGCGGACGAGGGCCGAGACAAGAGCATACAAAAGATTGAGTGGGAGAATCAGAGAATCCGGGGAGAGTGGAAGGAAAAACAGGTGAGGTATTTAAACCTTCAAGAGCAGTTAGAGGAAATAGGAACGCCCGACGGTAAAATCAAAAGCCTGCAAAAAAGCATTCAGGCGCTGGAAATAGCCCGGGAAAAGCTGATAGAAACCTCCAGGAATATGACCCAGAATTTCGGGAATATTCTGAATAAAAGAATGTCTGAAATATTGTCCCAGATAACAGAGGGAAAGTATACAAAATTCTTAGTTGATGAAAAACTGAGTATAAATTTATATTCAGACGGCCGCAGTATCCCGGCAGACCGCCTGTCCCGTGGAACCATTGAACAGATATACCTGGGACTCAGGCTGGCCGTGGCCGATCTGCTGTATGAGGAGAAAGTTCCTCTTATTCTTGATGATACTTTTGTATTTTATGACGAAAAAAGACTAAAATCTACTTTAAAATGGTTGAGCGAACAGCAAAGACAAGTTATAATATTTACTTGTCAAAAACGTGAACAGGAAATTATAAAACAATTCTGA
- the asnS gene encoding asparagine--tRNA ligase — MGLITIRELFKNREEYLDKKITVGGWIRSIRDSKTFGFIVVNDGSFFEPLQIVYHDKMDNFEEISKQNVGAALIVTGTLVATPQAKQPFEIQAEEVVVEGASAPDYPLQKKRHSFEYLRTISHLRPRTNTFQAVFRVRSLIAFAIHQFFQERGFVYVHTPLITGSDCEGAGEMFRVTTLDMDQVPKKPDGTVDYSQDFFGKETNLTVSGQLNGETFAQAFRNIYTFGPTFRAENSNTTRHAAEFWMIEPEIAFADLNDNMDLAEDMLKYIIAYVMEHAPEEMNFFNSFVDKGLIDRLKNVAESDFARITYTQAVELLEKNNDKFEYKVSWGADLQTEHERYLTEEIFKRPVFVTDYPKEIKAFYMKLNDDGKTVAAVDCLVPGIGEITGGSQREDDYEKLQKRMAELDLKEEDYKFYLDLRKYGSTRHAGFGLGFDRCVMYLTGMSNIRDVVPFPRTVNNCEL; from the coding sequence CTTATAACGATTCGGGAATTGTTTAAAAACAGAGAGGAATATCTGGACAAAAAGATAACGGTGGGAGGGTGGATACGCAGCATCCGGGATTCCAAGACTTTTGGTTTTATTGTTGTAAATGACGGCTCTTTTTTTGAACCCTTGCAGATTGTCTACCATGATAAAATGGATAATTTTGAGGAAATTTCAAAGCAAAATGTGGGGGCGGCTTTGATTGTGACAGGAACCCTTGTCGCCACCCCCCAGGCAAAACAGCCGTTTGAAATTCAGGCGGAGGAAGTTGTGGTTGAAGGGGCGTCGGCGCCGGACTATCCGTTACAGAAGAAACGACATAGTTTCGAATATCTTAGAACAATTTCACATTTGCGCCCTAGGACAAATACCTTTCAGGCTGTATTCCGTGTCCGTTCCCTGATTGCTTTCGCTATTCATCAGTTTTTTCAGGAGAGGGGATTTGTATATGTACACACACCCCTGATTACGGGCAGTGACTGCGAGGGAGCAGGGGAGATGTTCCGGGTGACTACGCTGGATATGGACCAGGTTCCCAAAAAGCCAGACGGGACGGTAGATTACAGCCAGGATTTCTTTGGCAAAGAGACAAATCTGACTGTAAGCGGACAGCTTAACGGGGAGACATTTGCCCAGGCATTCAGAAATATCTATACCTTTGGCCCCACATTCAGGGCAGAGAACTCAAATACTACACGTCACGCGGCAGAATTCTGGATGATTGAGCCTGAGATTGCATTTGCTGACTTGAATGATAATATGGACCTGGCGGAAGATATGCTGAAATATATCATAGCTTACGTGATGGAACATGCACCGGAAGAAATGAATTTCTTTAATTCTTTTGTGGATAAAGGCCTGATTGACAGACTTAAAAATGTTGCAGAGTCAGATTTTGCGAGAATAACTTACACCCAGGCTGTAGAACTTCTGGAAAAGAACAATGATAAATTCGAATATAAAGTGTCCTGGGGAGCTGATCTGCAGACAGAGCATGAGCGCTATCTCACAGAGGAAATATTTAAGCGTCCGGTATTCGTAACCGATTATCCAAAAGAAATCAAAGCATTTTATATGAAATTAAACGATGACGGAAAAACCGTTGCGGCAGTGGATTGCCTGGTACCCGGTATCGGAGAAATTACCGGCGGAAGCCAGAGAGAAGACGATTACGAGAAACTGCAAAAGAGGATGGCAGAGCTTGACCTTAAAGAAGAGGATTATAAATTCTATCTAGATCTGAGAAAATACGGTTCCACGAGACATGCAGGATTTGGATTGGGATTTGACAGGTGCGTGATGTATCTGACAGGAATGTCTAACATTCGTGATGTAGTGCCATTCCCGAGAACTGTTAATAATTGTGAACTTTAG
- a CDS encoding metallophosphoesterase family protein, whose amino-acid sequence MRFIHIADVHLGAQPEAGTAYSAKRPQELWDTFARIIDLCEVQHVDVLLIAGDLFHRQPLLRELKEVNYLFSKLTHTRVVFIAGNHDYVRKDSYYCTFKWNENVYPLLGAKMGCVEILGFELAVYGFSYHSRQITEECCNVKAPGKYRYEIMLAHGGDEKHIPLRKEALETSGFDYIALGHIHKPAILMENHAAYAGALEPVDINDTGRHGYISGEISPAGTYAEFVPFASREYIHLAFRVQESMSSGGVGDSVRDAVEKRGIHNIYKLVLRGLRDPEIVFDTDNMDIYGNILEIADETQPAYNYQKLYVENKENIIGKYIERFWACEDGSIERQALQEGVQALLENHL is encoded by the coding sequence ATGAGGTTTATCCATATTGCCGACGTGCATCTGGGGGCCCAGCCGGAGGCTGGCACTGCATATAGTGCCAAAAGGCCTCAGGAGCTTTGGGATACATTTGCCCGGATTATTGATTTGTGTGAAGTACAGCATGTGGATGTTTTGCTGATTGCAGGTGATTTGTTCCATAGGCAGCCGCTTTTGCGGGAGCTTAAGGAGGTCAACTATCTGTTTTCTAAATTGACGCATACCAGGGTTGTTTTTATTGCAGGTAATCATGACTATGTGAGAAAAGATTCTTATTACTGTACATTTAAGTGGAATGAGAATGTTTATCCGCTGCTCGGAGCTAAGATGGGATGTGTGGAAATCCTAGGGTTTGAGCTGGCTGTATATGGATTTAGTTATCACAGCAGACAAATAACAGAGGAATGCTGTAATGTAAAGGCCCCTGGAAAGTACAGGTATGAGATAATGCTGGCTCATGGCGGAGATGAAAAGCATATCCCCTTGAGAAAGGAAGCATTAGAAACATCCGGGTTTGACTATATTGCCCTGGGGCATATCCACAAACCTGCCATACTTATGGAAAACCATGCGGCTTACGCAGGTGCTTTAGAGCCGGTTGACATAAATGACACCGGACGCCATGGTTATATTAGCGGTGAAATTTCCCCGGCCGGGACATATGCAGAGTTTGTACCCTTTGCTTCCAGAGAATACATTCATCTGGCGTTTAGGGTGCAGGAGTCAATGAGCAGTGGAGGCGTTGGAGACTCTGTCAGGGATGCTGTAGAAAAACGGGGAATCCACAATATTTATAAACTTGTTTTAAGGGGTCTGAGGGATCCGGAAATAGTATTTGATACAGACAATATGGATATATATGGAAATATTCTGGAAATTGCAGATGAAACGCAGCCTGCCTATAATTATCAGAAGCTATATGTTGAAAACAAGGAAAATATTATTGGGAAATATATAGAGAGGTTTTGGGCGTGTGAGGATGGGAGCATTGAGCGGCAGGCCTTGCAGGAGGGCGTTCAGGCATTGCTTGAAAATCATCTCTGA